From Haemorhous mexicanus isolate bHaeMex1 chromosome 13, bHaeMex1.pri, whole genome shotgun sequence, a single genomic window includes:
- the BNIP2 gene encoding BCL2/adenovirus E1B 19 kDa protein-interacting protein 2 isoform X1 — protein MEGVEFKEEWQDEDFPRPLPEDDPVESDALAAAGTENEADTEGNGTKLRKKLMAPDISLTLDPSEESVLSDDLDESGEIDLDDLDTPSENSNEFEWEDDLPKPKTTDVIRKGSLAEYTVAEEKDDGRRWRMFRIGEQDHRVDMKAIEPYKKVISHGGYYGDGLNAIVVFAVCFMPESSQPNYRYLMDNLFKYVIGTLELLVAENYMIVYLNGATTRRKMPSLGWLRKCYQQIDRRLRKNLKSLIIVHPSWFIRTLLAITKPFISSKFSQKIRYVFTLAELAELIPMEYVGIPECIKQYEEEKFRKKQKRVDQELNRKQEQKSDE, from the exons ATGGAAGGGGTTGAGTTTAAGGAAGAGTGGCAGGATGAAGATTTTCCAAG GCCCCTACCAGAGGATGATCCTGTTGAATCTGATGCATTGGCTGCAGCTGGAACAGAAAATGAAGCTG ataCAGAGGGTAATGGAACCAAACTGAGAAAGAAACTAATGGCTCCAGATATTAGCTTAACTTTGGATCCCAGTGAGGAATCTGTTTTGTCTGATGACTTGGATGAGAGTGGAGAGATTGATTTGGATGATTTAGATACTCCTTCAGAAAACAGCAATGAATTTGAATGGGAAG ATGATcttccaaaaccaaaaactacTGATGTCATTAGGAAAGGCTCCCTGGCTGAGTACACTGTGGCAGAGGAGAAGGATGACGGTCGCCGCTGGCGAATGTTCCGGATCGGAGAACAGGACCACAGGGTGGACATGAAGGCAATTGAACCATACAAGAAAGTTATCAGTCATGGTG GTTATTATGGTGATGGGTTAAATGCCATTGTTGTGTTTGCTGTTTGCTTCATGCCTGAGAGCAGCCAGCCTAACTACAGATACCTAATGGACAATCTATTTAA GTATGTAATTGGCACTTTAGAGCTGTTAGTAGCAGAGAACTATATGATAGTTTACCTGAATGGTGCAACAACACGGAGAAAAATGCCAAGTTTAGGCTGGCTTAGGAAATGTTACCAGCAAATTGATAGAAG GTTAAGGAAAAATCTGAAATCATTGATCATAGTTCATCCTTCCTGGTTCATCAGAACTCTCCTGGCCATCACAAAACCTTTTATTAG CTCAAAATTCAGCCAAAAAATTAGGTATGTCTTTACCCTGGCAGAACTAGCTGAACTCATCCCCATGGAATACGTTGGCATCCCAGAATGCATAAAACA Gtatgaagaagaaaagtttagaaagaaacagaaaag AGTTGACCAAGAGCTGAACAGAAAACAAGAGCAGAAAAGTGATGAGTAA
- the BNIP2 gene encoding BCL2/adenovirus E1B 19 kDa protein-interacting protein 2 isoform X2, giving the protein MEGVEFKEEWQDEDFPRPLPEDDPVESDALAAAGTENEADTEGNGTKLRKKLMAPDISLTLDPSEESVLSDDLDESGEIDLDDLDTPSENSNEFEWEDDLPKPKTTDVIRKGSLAEYTVAEEKDDGRRWRMFRIGEQDHRVDMKAIEPYKKVISHGGYYGDGLNAIVVFAVCFMPESSQPNYRYLMDNLFKYVIGTLELLVAENYMIVYLNGATTRRKMPSLGWLRKCYQQIDRRLRKNLKSLIIVHPSWFIRTLLAITKPFISSKFSQKIRYVFTLAELAELIPMEYVGIPECIKQVDQELNRKQEQKSDE; this is encoded by the exons ATGGAAGGGGTTGAGTTTAAGGAAGAGTGGCAGGATGAAGATTTTCCAAG GCCCCTACCAGAGGATGATCCTGTTGAATCTGATGCATTGGCTGCAGCTGGAACAGAAAATGAAGCTG ataCAGAGGGTAATGGAACCAAACTGAGAAAGAAACTAATGGCTCCAGATATTAGCTTAACTTTGGATCCCAGTGAGGAATCTGTTTTGTCTGATGACTTGGATGAGAGTGGAGAGATTGATTTGGATGATTTAGATACTCCTTCAGAAAACAGCAATGAATTTGAATGGGAAG ATGATcttccaaaaccaaaaactacTGATGTCATTAGGAAAGGCTCCCTGGCTGAGTACACTGTGGCAGAGGAGAAGGATGACGGTCGCCGCTGGCGAATGTTCCGGATCGGAGAACAGGACCACAGGGTGGACATGAAGGCAATTGAACCATACAAGAAAGTTATCAGTCATGGTG GTTATTATGGTGATGGGTTAAATGCCATTGTTGTGTTTGCTGTTTGCTTCATGCCTGAGAGCAGCCAGCCTAACTACAGATACCTAATGGACAATCTATTTAA GTATGTAATTGGCACTTTAGAGCTGTTAGTAGCAGAGAACTATATGATAGTTTACCTGAATGGTGCAACAACACGGAGAAAAATGCCAAGTTTAGGCTGGCTTAGGAAATGTTACCAGCAAATTGATAGAAG GTTAAGGAAAAATCTGAAATCATTGATCATAGTTCATCCTTCCTGGTTCATCAGAACTCTCCTGGCCATCACAAAACCTTTTATTAG CTCAAAATTCAGCCAAAAAATTAGGTATGTCTTTACCCTGGCAGAACTAGCTGAACTCATCCCCATGGAATACGTTGGCATCCCAGAATGCATAAAACA AGTTGACCAAGAGCTGAACAGAAAACAAGAGCAGAAAAGTGATGAGTAA
- the BNIP2 gene encoding BCL2/adenovirus E1B 19 kDa protein-interacting protein 2 isoform X3 codes for MEGVEFKEEWQDEDFPRPLPEDDPVESDALAAAGTENEADTEGNGTKLRKKLMAPDISLTLDPSEESVLSDDLDESGEIDLDDLDTPSENSNEFEWEDDLPKPKTTDVIRKGSLAEYTVAEEKDDGRRWRMFRIGEQDHRVDMKAIEPYKKVISHGGYYGDGLNAIVVFAVCFMPESSQPNYRYLMDNLFKYVIGTLELLVAENYMIVYLNGATTRRKMPSLGWLRKCYQQIDRRLRKNLKSLIIVHPSWFIRTLLAITKPFIRVDQELNRKQEQKSDE; via the exons ATGGAAGGGGTTGAGTTTAAGGAAGAGTGGCAGGATGAAGATTTTCCAAG GCCCCTACCAGAGGATGATCCTGTTGAATCTGATGCATTGGCTGCAGCTGGAACAGAAAATGAAGCTG ataCAGAGGGTAATGGAACCAAACTGAGAAAGAAACTAATGGCTCCAGATATTAGCTTAACTTTGGATCCCAGTGAGGAATCTGTTTTGTCTGATGACTTGGATGAGAGTGGAGAGATTGATTTGGATGATTTAGATACTCCTTCAGAAAACAGCAATGAATTTGAATGGGAAG ATGATcttccaaaaccaaaaactacTGATGTCATTAGGAAAGGCTCCCTGGCTGAGTACACTGTGGCAGAGGAGAAGGATGACGGTCGCCGCTGGCGAATGTTCCGGATCGGAGAACAGGACCACAGGGTGGACATGAAGGCAATTGAACCATACAAGAAAGTTATCAGTCATGGTG GTTATTATGGTGATGGGTTAAATGCCATTGTTGTGTTTGCTGTTTGCTTCATGCCTGAGAGCAGCCAGCCTAACTACAGATACCTAATGGACAATCTATTTAA GTATGTAATTGGCACTTTAGAGCTGTTAGTAGCAGAGAACTATATGATAGTTTACCTGAATGGTGCAACAACACGGAGAAAAATGCCAAGTTTAGGCTGGCTTAGGAAATGTTACCAGCAAATTGATAGAAG GTTAAGGAAAAATCTGAAATCATTGATCATAGTTCATCCTTCCTGGTTCATCAGAACTCTCCTGGCCATCACAAAACCTTTTATTAG AGTTGACCAAGAGCTGAACAGAAAACAAGAGCAGAAAAGTGATGAGTAA
- the GTF2A2 gene encoding transcription initiation factor IIA subunit 2: MAYQLYRNTTLGNSLQESLDELIQSQQITPQLALQVLLQFDKAINSALAQRVRNRVNFRGSLNTYRFCDNVWTFVLNDVEFREVTELVKVDKVKIVACDGKNTGSNTAE, from the exons ATGGCGTACCAGCTGTATAGGAACACCACGCTGGGCAACAGCCTTCAGGAGAGTCTGGATGAGCTCATACAG TCACAGCAAATCACACCTCAGTTGGCCCTTCAGGTGCTACTTCAGTTTGATAAAGCTATAAATTCAGCACTGGCACAGCGAGTCAGGAACAGAGTCAATTTCAGG GGGTCTCTGAACACATACAGGTTCTGTGACAATGTATGGACATTTGTACTCAATGACGTGGAATTTAGGGAGGTCACCGAACTCGTGAAAGTGGATAAAGTGAAAATTGTAGCATGTGATGGAAAAA aCACTGGTTCCAATACTGCAGAATGA
- the GCNT3 gene encoding beta-1,3-galactosyl-O-glycosyl-glycoprotein beta-1,6-N-acetylglucosaminyltransferase 3 — translation MQCWQRAPAARRRWALLLGPLALLAAALVLRGTARPDPADHPRLYRELELSPSLSIDCSGVVRGDQRAIQEAQLSNLEVANRRASPTPVEYLNITSDCRAFKETRRYIEFPLSQEEEEFPIAYSMIIHHKIDMFERLLRSVYAPQNVYCVHVDSKSPAAFQEAVRAIAACFPNVFVASRLESVVYASWSRVQADLNCMQDLLQSPVPWRYLINTCGTDFPIKTNAEMVRALQLLQGQNTMESERPSAAKQQRWQYHHEVGETISRTSQKKLPPPHSYPMFTGSAYNAVTRDFVRYIFENPTAQKFLEWSKDSYSPDEYVWATLNRMPGVPGGTPLSDKFQLSDMTALPRLVKWEYLEGDMSKGAPYPPCTGRHQRSICIYGVGDVPWMLQQHHLLANKFDPEVDDAAVQCLEEYLRHKALYGRGL, via the coding sequence atgcagtgctggcagcgggccccggcggcgcggcggcgctGGGCGCTGCTGCTCGGGCCGCTGGCGCTGCTCGCCGCCGCCCTGGTGCTGCGCGGCACCGCCCGCCCCGACCCCGCCGACCACCCCCGCCTCTACCGGGAGCTGGAGCTCTCCCCCAGCCTCAGCATCGACTGCTCGGGGGTCGTCCGCGGGGACCAGAGAGCCATCCAGGAGGCGCAGCTCAGCAACCTGGAAGTGGCCAACAGAAGGGCTTCACCGACGCCCGTCGAGTACCTGAACATTACGAGTGACTGCAGAGCCTTCAAGGAGACCCGGCGCTACATCGAGTTCCCGCtcagccaggaggaggaggagttcCCCATCGCCTACTCCATGATCATCCACCACAAAATCGACATGTTTGAGCGGCTCCTGCGGTCCGTCTACGCCCCCCAGAACGTTTACTGCGTCCATGTAGACAGCAAATCCCCGGCCGCCTTCCAGGAGGCCGTGAGGGCCATTGCTGCCTGCTTCCCCAATGTCTTCGTGGCCAGCCGCCTGGAAAGCGTGGTCTATGCCTCCTGGTCCCGGGTGCAGGCCGACCTCAACTGCATGCAGGacctcctgcagagccccgTGCCATGGCGCTACCTCATCAACACCTGCGGCACCGACTTCCCCATCAAGACCAACGCCGAGATGGTCCGGgcgctgcagctgctgcagggccagaaCACCATGGAGTCCGAGAGGCCCTCGGCCGCCAAGCAGCAGCGCTGGCAGTATCACCACGAGGTGGGCGAGACCATCTCTCGCACTTCCCAGAAGAAACTGCCCCCGCCCCACAGCTACCCCATGTTCACGGGCAGCGCGTACAACGCCGTCACACGGGACTTCGTGCGGTACATCTTCGAGAACCCCACAGCACAAAAGTTCCTCGAGTGGTCCAAGGACAGCTACAGTCCTGACGAGTACGTCTGGGCCACCCTGAACCGCATGCCGGGCGTGCCGGGGGGCACGCCCCTCAGCGATAAGTTCCAGCTCTCGGACATGACCGCCCTTCCCCGCCTGGTCAAGTGGGAGTACCTGGAGGGGGACATGAGCAAGGGCGCGCCCTACCCGCCCTGCACCGGCCGCCACCAGCGCTCCATCTGCATCTACGGGGTGGGCGACGTGCCCTGGATGCTGCAGCAACACCATCTCCTGGCCAACAAGTTCGACCCCGAGGTGGACGATGCGGCCGTCCAGTGTCTCGAGGAGTACCTGCGCCACAAGGCCCTGTACGGCCGGGGGCTCTGA